From the Malus domestica chromosome 17, GDT2T_hap1 genome, one window contains:
- the LOC103419317 gene encoding uncharacterized protein produces MVIMSLRSVLRKLGTNRSTYSNIRSAVLGASQSAAVNNNFRNPEAKPVSSVESSAGYCCHHVSDDGYLAMQSRTTAPRFPCSGQEFDYYINLKGRGLEAARFATQEFNKQKNAQLQFVRMLCANRRRLNNGPHYMYFILLEAMDGGELKVYQAHVSPDFTGGMSLQFLGRVVEKGSPVKLFDPLDNFWD; encoded by the exons ATGGTGATTATGTCTCTTCGTTCTGTGCTCCGAAAGCTGGGTACTAATCGATCCACTTACAGTAACATTAGAAGCGCCGTGCTTGGGGCTTCTCAGAGCGCGGCTGTCAACAACAATTTCAGAAATCCCGAGGCCAAGCCCGTGTCTTCAGTAGAGTCTAGTGCTGGTTATTGTTGTCACCATGTTTCTGATGATGGATACCTCGCAATGCAATCGAGGACGACGGCCCCTCGCTTTCCCTGTTCTGGGCAG GAATTTGATTATTATATCAATTTAAAAGGACGGGGATTAGAGGCTGCCCGTTTTGCCACACAAGAGTTCAACAAGCAAAAG AATGCCCAACTGCAGTTTGTTAGAATGCTGTGTGCTAACAGGCGGAGGCTTAACAATGGTCCTCATTACATGTATTTTATATTGCTTGAGGCAATGGATGGTGGTGAGCTGAAAGTCTACCAGGCACATGTTTCGCCAGATTTCACCGGCGGCATGTCTTTGCAATTCCTTGGTCGTGTCGTGGAGAAGGGGTCTCCTGTAAAATTATTTGATCCCCTGG ATAACTTTTGGGACTGA
- the LOC103406078 gene encoding uncharacterized protein: MAIVALRSVVGKLGNKSVYNNINRRRVMLGAFRSLDITNNGSQEVQPALQGHRSPAFFSPRAFPNGGLANKAEERKDTIPYYGVGRRYEAAAGMLQPIPVDDPNVVTLAQFAVTSFNQQKNAQLQFLRVVMASDQGALPCCLYYLTLEAVDAGAVKVYRAQVSVNLLDDSRETTVFGLVSDNGGLLKLIDNRDRCESRLTNNRDYVRRYIWDKLIKGDHERIPVDVEGPPLEEVTLSNLHKWTLH; the protein is encoded by the exons atgGCAATTGTGGCTCTTCGCTCCGTGGTCGGGAAGTTGGGGAATAAATCTGTTTACAACAATATTAACAGAAGAAGAGTCATGCTTGGGGCTTTCCGGAGCTTGGATATCACCAACAACGGAAGTCAGGAGGTCCAGCCGGCGTTACAAGGGCATCGAAGTCCCGCTTTTTTTTCTCCTCGTGCTTTTCCTAATGGGGGCCTTGCAAACAAAGCTGAGGAGAGGAAGGATACCATTCCCTACTATGGAGTTGGACGG AGGTATGAAGCTGCAGCAGGAATGCTTCAACCTATTCCTGTGGATGATCCCAATGTTGTAACTCTTGCCCAGTTCGCAGTGACAAGCTTCAACCAGCAAAAG AATGCCCAACTGCAGTTTCTGAGAGTGGTGATGGCAAGCGATCAGGGGGCACTTCCTTGTTGCCTTTACTATCTGACACTGGAGGCTGTTGACGCTGGTGCCGTGAAAGTTTATCGAGCACAAGTTTCTGTAAATTTGCTTGATGACAGCCGGGAGACAACAGTTTTTGGTCTCGTTAGTGATAATGGTGGTTTGCTAAAGCTAATTGATAACAGAGACAGATGCGAGTCAAGATTAACAAATAACAGAG ATTATGTCCGTCGGTACATTTGGGACAAGTTGATAAAAGGTGATCATGAAAGGATTCCAGTAGATGTAGAGGGACCTCCCTTGGAGGAAGTAACGCTGAGCAACTTGCACAAGTGGACTCTCCATTAA